One segment of Patescibacteria group bacterium DNA contains the following:
- a CDS encoding DUF5671 domain-containing protein, whose product MPSNNSSYRGKGALDAFLNLLSFISLGWMSWAIGGIAFQLINRYLAESLKLQMYYPTMYSQEVVKYAIASLIIVVPVYFLAVNLLHRNYKKNKLNHNSGIYRWLTYLMLLVSALTIIGALVRLIFIFLNGEQTWRVALKILTVVAIAAGIFSYYFYDLRRKAYQKYSPTSLVFAIVLVAVVLVELVAGLMIIDSPTVTRNKQLDSQLVNDMTQINYLLEIDYQQDGAVPVDLSAAKYKNVVEAVKSDQIEYNRQTANEFEFCATFLTDATADNSQSWQGENWYYHGVGRQCFTKKVLLPKADVAPEAIKGETPAVR is encoded by the coding sequence ATGCCAAGTAACAACAGCTCCTACCGAGGCAAGGGCGCTTTAGACGCTTTCCTCAACTTATTATCCTTCATTTCTCTGGGCTGGATGTCCTGGGCGATCGGTGGTATCGCTTTCCAGTTGATTAACAGATATTTGGCTGAGAGCTTAAAGCTCCAAATGTATTATCCGACCATGTATTCGCAAGAGGTGGTCAAATATGCCATTGCCTCCTTAATTATCGTGGTGCCGGTGTATTTTCTGGCTGTCAATCTTTTGCATCGCAATTATAAGAAGAATAAGCTGAATCATAACAGCGGCATATATCGTTGGCTGACTTATTTGATGTTACTGGTTTCCGCCTTAACGATTATCGGCGCTTTAGTCAGATTGATTTTTATTTTCCTAAACGGCGAACAGACTTGGCGCGTCGCTTTGAAGATTCTGACCGTCGTCGCGATTGCCGCCGGAATATTCAGCTATTATTTTTATGATTTGCGGCGCAAGGCCTATCAGAAGTACAGCCCAACCTCTTTGGTCTTTGCCATTGTTTTGGTGGCTGTAGTTTTAGTTGAATTGGTCGCCGGATTAATGATTATAGATTCGCCGACTGTCACCAGGAATAAGCAATTGGACAGTCAGCTGGTCAATGACATGACACAAATCAATTATTTGTTGGAAATTGATTATCAGCAGGACGGCGCCGTACCGGTTGATTTAAGCGCCGCCAAATACAAGAATGTCGTAGAAGCGGTAAAAAGCGATCAGATTGAATATAACCGCCAGACCGCGAATGAATTTGAATTTTGCGCAACGTTTTTGACTGATGCGACTGCGGATAATTCGCAGAGCTGGCAAGGGGAAAATTGGTATTATCATGGCGTCGGCCGGCAGTGTTTCACTAAGAAAGTCCTTTTACCCAAAGCCGATGTGGCGCCGGAAGCGATAAAAGGCGAGACGCCGGCGGTGAGGTAG
- a CDS encoding HD domain-containing protein encodes MKNLTLEEVKANPYVDDFIRQTEKYLIALGYTDHGYRHVNIVSERCRGLAKQLGLVKKDQELAAIAGYCHDMGNYLGRTQHHYWAAMLFSQIFIPQNVNPDDIARITQAIVSHDKDELKIVDKISAILVLADKSDVHRSRVIGREIQARGEDIHDRVNYAATGNSLKVNRLLKQIVLKIQIDTQEAKPMDYFEIFSERMSFCRLAAEFLGCKFVLIINNFKLS; translated from the coding sequence ATGAAAAATTTGACTCTGGAGGAAGTCAAGGCTAATCCTTATGTCGATGACTTTATCCGCCAAACAGAAAAATACTTGATCGCTTTGGGTTATACGGATCACGGTTACCGGCATGTTAATATTGTCTCGGAGCGTTGCCGCGGTTTGGCCAAACAGTTGGGACTGGTCAAAAAGGATCAGGAATTGGCCGCTATCGCCGGCTATTGCCATGACATGGGCAATTATTTGGGCCGTACCCAGCATCATTATTGGGCGGCTATGCTTTTTTCGCAGATTTTCATCCCCCAAAACGTTAATCCGGATGATATCGCCCGCATTACCCAAGCCATTGTCAGCCACGATAAGGACGAATTGAAAATAGTTGATAAGATTTCGGCGATTCTGGTTCTGGCCGATAAGTCTGACGTGCATCGCAGCCGCGTTATCGGTCGCGAAATTCAGGCGCGCGGAGAAGATATCCATGATCGGGTCAATTACGCCGCAACCGGCAACAGCCTGAAAGTTAATCGTTTGCTCAAGCAAATAGTCCTTAAAATCCAGATTGATACGCAGGAGGCCAAACCTATGGATTACTTTGAGATTTTTTCCGAACGCATGAGTTTTTGCCGGCTGGCCGCGGAATTTTTGGGCTGTAAGTTTGTCTTAATTATCAATAATTTTAAATTATCTTAA
- a CDS encoding DUF333 domain-containing protein, whose protein sequence is MKNIAPLFFISLAVILSACTLPGQKPAPTACTMEAKICPDGSSVGREGPNCEFAQCQNAGNTGLANPASVNCQEKGGTLEIITDLEGNQSGLCKFPDDTQCEEWAFFRGECRPGLITSSSTTTITTIADWSVYQSQEYGLEFQYPKNWPKPEISAGVYTGGYPQVRSNWRINVGPVSRGACEGEDCYGLYFDKFSVQNYAETLKALKNDGSINGITEEVINGNNVIFFTEAGMKDYASALIFGSAMMIKLQDSGLSSSAGNFRQIISTIKFIK, encoded by the coding sequence ATGAAAAATATCGCCCCATTGTTTTTTATTTCCCTGGCTGTTATCTTATCGGCTTGTACTCTGCCCGGCCAAAAACCGGCGCCAACGGCGTGCACGATGGAAGCCAAGATTTGCCCGGATGGTTCGTCGGTCGGCCGTGAAGGTCCGAATTGCGAGTTTGCGCAGTGCCAGAATGCCGGTAATACTGGCTTAGCCAACCCCGCTTCGGTGAATTGTCAGGAAAAAGGCGGTACCTTGGAAATTATTACTGACTTGGAAGGCAATCAATCCGGTCTGTGCAAGTTTCCCGATGATACACAGTGTGAGGAGTGGGCGTTTTTCCGAGGCGAATGCCGTCCCGGGTTGATAACCTCGTCTTCTACGACGACAATAACCACTATAGCCGATTGGTCGGTTTATCAAAGCCAAGAATACGGTTTGGAATTTCAGTACCCCAAGAATTGGCCGAAACCGGAGATTTCAGCCGGCGTCTATACTGGCGGTTATCCGCAGGTAAGATCGAATTGGCGGATAAATGTTGGACCGGTTTCTAGGGGTGCTTGCGAAGGTGAAGATTGTTATGGTCTTTATTTTGACAAATTTTCCGTTCAGAATTATGCGGAAACATTAAAAGCGTTAAAAAATGATGGATCGATTAACGGAATAACCGAAGAGGTGATTAATGGCAATAATGTCATATTTTTTACTGAGGCGGGGATGAAAGATTATGCTTCAGCTTTGATTTTCGGTTCTGCTATGATGATAAAACTGCAAGACAGCGGACTTTCTTCGTCAGCCGGCAATTTTAGGCAGATTATTTCTACTATTAAGTTCATAAAATAG
- the aspS gene encoding aspartate--tRNA ligase, which translates to MTRTPIQEVVNKAGQEVLVKGWVHTRRDHGKLVFIDVRDRSGLLQVVFIPSNKEAHELAQKLRSEYVVAITGQINERPANMVNDKLPTGGVEMLATGLEIINEAKTTPFEINQDTIEINEELRLKYRYLDLRSQRMTENMIMRSKVNKFFRDYLEQQGFLEIETPILTKGTPEGAREFLVPSRQWPGKFYVLPQSPQQFKQLLMVAGAEKYFQIARCFRDEDTRGDRQAEFTQLDIEMSFIEQEDIFNLIEPMMIELVGKLYPNKKILAKPFPRLTYAECLDKYGTDKPDLRPDKNDPDVLAFMWLIDPPMFKYSETENKLVASHHPFTMPNREDMEKYPDDPKKWRAYGYDLVLNGFEVAGGSIRIHLHDIQQKIFELLGVGENEIKTRFGHMLEAFEFGAPPHGGIAPGVDRLLAILHNEPNIREVIVFPKTGDSRDLMMDAPNYTSLKALREANIRIADSVEARAEKEGVNLYGEQTQTAD; encoded by the coding sequence ATGACAAGAACGCCGATCCAGGAGGTGGTAAATAAAGCAGGGCAAGAAGTGCTGGTCAAGGGTTGGGTGCATACGCGTCGCGACCATGGCAAGTTAGTGTTTATTGACGTGCGCGACCGCAGCGGCTTGTTGCAAGTCGTTTTTATTCCATCCAATAAAGAGGCGCATGAGTTGGCGCAGAAGTTGCGTAGCGAATACGTAGTGGCTATTACCGGCCAAATCAATGAGCGGCCGGCCAATATGGTCAACGATAAGTTGCCGACAGGCGGCGTAGAAATGCTCGCAACCGGATTGGAAATCATTAATGAAGCCAAGACGACGCCGTTTGAAATTAATCAAGATACGATTGAAATAAATGAAGAATTACGCCTCAAATACCGCTATTTGGACCTACGTTCTCAACGTATGACCGAAAACATGATTATGCGTTCCAAGGTTAATAAGTTTTTCCGTGATTATCTGGAACAGCAAGGATTTTTGGAAATAGAAACGCCGATTTTGACCAAGGGCACGCCCGAGGGCGCTCGGGAATTTTTGGTGCCGTCGCGCCAGTGGCCCGGCAAGTTTTATGTTTTGCCGCAATCGCCCCAGCAGTTCAAGCAATTATTGATGGTAGCCGGCGCGGAAAAATATTTTCAGATCGCCAGATGTTTTCGCGATGAGGACACTCGCGGGGATCGTCAAGCTGAATTCACACAATTGGATATTGAAATGAGTTTTATTGAGCAGGAAGATATTTTCAACTTGATTGAGCCGATGATGATTGAATTAGTGGGAAAACTCTACCCTAATAAAAAGATTTTAGCCAAGCCGTTTCCGCGTTTGACTTATGCCGAATGCCTGGATAAATACGGCACGGATAAGCCTGATTTGCGTCCCGACAAGAATGATCCGGATGTTTTGGCGTTCATGTGGCTGATTGATCCGCCTATGTTTAAGTATAGTGAGACAGAGAACAAATTAGTCGCTTCCCATCACCCTTTTACCATGCCTAACCGCGAAGATATGGAAAAGTATCCCGACGACCCCAAGAAATGGCGCGCTTACGGCTATGATTTGGTCTTAAACGGCTTTGAAGTCGCCGGCGGCTCCATCAGGATCCATCTGCATGATATCCAGCAGAAAATTTTTGAGCTTTTGGGCGTCGGTGAGAATGAAATTAAAACCCGTTTCGGCCATATGCTGGAAGCGTTTGAATTCGGCGCCCCGCCTCATGGCGGTATCGCCCCCGGTGTTGACAGATTGTTGGCGATATTGCACAACGAACCCAATATCCGCGAGGTTATTGTCTTCCCCAAAACCGGCGACAGCCGCGATTTGATGATGGACGCGCCCAATTATACCAGTTTGAAGGCTCTGCGCGAAGCTAATATTAGGATTGCCGACAGCGTAGAAGCTCGCGCCGAAAAAGAAGGCGTCAATCTTTACGGCGAACAAACGCAAACCGCGGATTAA
- the gyrB gene encoding DNA topoisomerase (ATP-hydrolyzing) subunit B: MAKDEKKKNSGAYGAEQIQVLEGLDPVRKRPGMYIGNTAEAGLHHLIWEVVDNSIDEAMAGHCDTIKVKLLPDGMVSEEDNGRGIPVEKHKTTKKSTLETVMTVLHAGGKFGDSGYKVSGGLHGVGVSVVNALSIYTKAEVKRDGKLWMQEYKIGKPQKDVKAVGTAKGTGTKITFQPDPSIFTVLEFNLKTVLDHLRQQAYLTKGIKLIVCDERDNNPVNHLCYVFYFEGGIKSYVRHINSHTSPQHPDIFYIEKETDNINVEIAIQYSTEYNETVLPFANNIYNPEGGMHVIGFRTALTRVINSYARKNNYLKEKDANLNAEDVREGLTAVISIKIPEPQFEGQTKAKLGNVEARAAVEKVMGEAFEMFLEENPKDAEAIMGKCILAAKARLAARTARESVLRKGVLDGFALPGKLADCSSRDAKVSEIFIVEGDSAGGSAKQGRNREFQAILPLRGKILNVERARLDKMLANNEVKSLIIALGTNIGEQFNIADLRYDKVVIMTDADVDGSHIRTLLLTLFYRHFPDLIKEGHIYVAMPPLYRVQIGKDVRYVYNDEALEKTKAEMIATATAGKSAKTESKKTAKQTEASEGGTAEAATEGDSEVGEVEELSGGIKVNIQRYKGLGEMNPEQLWNTTMDPSQRQMKRITVNDAERADETFDILMGADVAPRKRFIQTHAKSVKNLDI, translated from the coding sequence ATGGCGAAAGACGAAAAAAAGAAAAATTCCGGCGCCTATGGCGCGGAGCAAATTCAAGTTTTGGAAGGATTGGATCCGGTCAGAAAGCGCCCGGGCATGTATATCGGCAATACGGCTGAAGCCGGCTTGCATCATTTGATTTGGGAAGTTGTGGACAACTCCATTGATGAAGCCATGGCCGGCCACTGCGACACCATCAAAGTCAAACTTCTGCCCGATGGCATGGTTTCAGAAGAAGATAATGGCCGTGGCATCCCGGTAGAAAAACACAAAACAACCAAGAAATCCACCCTGGAAACCGTTATGACTGTGCTTCATGCCGGTGGAAAATTCGGCGACAGCGGTTACAAGGTTTCCGGCGGTTTACACGGCGTCGGCGTTTCCGTTGTCAATGCCTTGTCCATTTATACCAAAGCCGAGGTTAAACGCGACGGCAAACTTTGGATGCAGGAATACAAAATCGGTAAACCCCAAAAAGACGTCAAAGCCGTGGGCACCGCTAAAGGTACTGGCACCAAAATCACCTTCCAGCCCGACCCGTCTATTTTTACCGTTTTGGAATTCAATCTCAAAACCGTTCTGGATCATTTGCGCCAACAAGCCTATTTAACCAAGGGTATCAAATTGATTGTCTGCGATGAGCGCGACAATAATCCGGTCAACCACCTCTGCTATGTCTTTTATTTTGAGGGCGGCATCAAATCCTATGTCAGGCATATCAACTCGCATACTTCTCCCCAGCATCCTGACATTTTTTATATTGAAAAAGAGACTGACAATATCAACGTAGAGATTGCCATCCAATATTCCACCGAATACAACGAAACCGTCCTCCCCTTTGCCAACAATATTTATAATCCCGAGGGCGGCATGCACGTCATAGGGTTTCGCACCGCCTTGACTCGAGTCATCAACTCTTACGCCAGAAAAAATAATTACCTCAAAGAAAAAGACGCTAATTTAAATGCCGAGGACGTCCGCGAAGGATTGACAGCTGTCATCTCCATTAAAATCCCCGAACCGCAATTTGAAGGTCAGACCAAAGCCAAGCTGGGTAACGTAGAAGCGCGCGCGGCCGTAGAAAAAGTCATGGGGGAAGCATTTGAAATGTTTTTGGAAGAAAACCCCAAAGACGCTGAGGCCATTATGGGCAAGTGCATCTTGGCGGCCAAGGCTCGCCTGGCGGCCCGCACTGCTCGCGAATCAGTCCTGCGCAAGGGCGTACTGGATGGTTTTGCCCTGCCCGGTAAACTGGCCGATTGCTCTTCCCGCGACGCCAAAGTATCGGAGATATTCATTGTTGAGGGCGATTCCGCCGGCGGTTCCGCCAAGCAGGGCCGTAACCGCGAATTCCAAGCCATTCTCCCTTTGCGTGGCAAGATTTTAAACGTAGAACGAGCCCGCCTGGACAAGATGCTGGCCAACAATGAGGTCAAATCACTGATTATCGCTCTGGGCACCAATATTGGCGAACAGTTCAATATCGCCGACTTGCGCTACGACAAAGTCGTCATTATGACCGATGCTGACGTTGACGGCTCGCACATCCGCACCCTGCTTCTGACTTTGTTCTATCGCCATTTCCCCGACTTGATTAAAGAGGGTCATATTTATGTGGCCATGCCTCCCCTATACCGAGTGCAAATCGGCAAAGACGTCAGGTATGTTTATAATGATGAGGCACTAGAAAAAACCAAAGCCGAAATGATCGCCACGGCTACGGCCGGCAAATCAGCCAAAACGGAAAGCAAAAAAACAGCCAAACAAACTGAAGCCTCCGAGGGTGGAACTGCCGAAGCGGCCACCGAGGGCGATTCCGAGGTGGGAGAGGTGGAAGAACTGAGCGGCGGCATTAAAGTCAATATCCAACGTTACAAAGGTTTGGGCGAAATGAATCCTGAACAACTCTGGAACACGACTATGGATCCAAGCCAACGCCAAATGAAACGCATTACCGTAAATGATGCGGAACGCGCCGATGAAACCTTTGATATTCTCATGGGCGCCGACGTAGCCCCACGCAAACGTTTTATCCAAACTCACGCCAAAAGCGTCAAGAATCTGGACATCTAA
- the greA gene encoding transcription elongation factor GreA produces MSESYISSEGLKKIKEELEQLKSIDRPEVIDRIAKARDLGDLSENAEYHEAREKQSFIEGRIQELEALVKNAVIIKNKKSDTVQIGSTVHATCDNGQKVKYQIVGHSEADPANGRISHQSPLGSAFIGKGIGHEFELKIPAGAIKCVIDHIE; encoded by the coding sequence ATGTCAGAAAGTTATATCTCTTCCGAAGGTCTGAAAAAGATCAAGGAAGAACTGGAACAACTTAAATCAATTGATCGTCCCGAGGTTATTGACCGTATCGCCAAAGCGCGCGATTTGGGTGATTTGTCGGAAAACGCCGAGTATCACGAAGCCAGGGAAAAGCAAAGTTTTATTGAAGGCCGCATTCAAGAATTGGAGGCTTTGGTTAAGAACGCCGTAATTATCAAGAACAAGAAATCAGATACGGTGCAAATCGGCTCTACGGTTCATGCTACTTGTGATAACGGCCAGAAAGTCAAATACCAGATCGTCGGCCATTCCGAGGCTGACCCGGCTAATGGTCGCATTAGCCACCAATCGCCGTTAGGCTCGGCTTTTATCGGCAAGGGTATTGGCCATGAGTTTGAACTTAAAATTCCGGCCGGAGCTATCAAGTGCGTCATTGATCATATTGAATAA